The following proteins come from a genomic window of Eulemur rufifrons isolate Redbay chromosome 26, OSU_ERuf_1, whole genome shotgun sequence:
- the OSTC gene encoding oligosaccharyltransferase complex subunit OSTC isoform X1: METLYRVPFLVLECPNLKLKKPPWVHMPSAMTVYALVVVSYFLITGGIIYDVIVEPPSVGSMTDEHGHQRPVAFLAYRGYLMG, encoded by the exons ATGGAGACTCTGTACCGAGTCCCGTTCTTAGTGCTCGAATGTCCCAACCTGAAGCTGAAGAAGCCGCCCTGGGTGCACATGCCGTCGGCCATGACGGTGTACGCCCTGGTGGTGGTGTCTTACTTCCTCATCACCGGAG GAATAATTTACGATGTTATTGTCGAACCTCCAAGCGTTGGCTCGATGACTGATGAACACGGGCACCAGAGGCCAGTAGCTTTCTTGGCCTACAG GGGCTATCTCATGGGTTAG
- the OSTC gene encoding oligosaccharyltransferase complex subunit OSTC isoform X2 encodes METLYRVPFLVLECPNLKLKKPPWVHMPSAMTVYALVVVSYFLITGGIIYDVIVEPPSVGSMTDEHGHQRPVAFLAYRVNGQYIMEGLASSFLFTMGGLGFIILDRSNAPNIPKLNRFLLLFIGFVCVLLSFFMARVFMRMKLPGYLMG; translated from the exons ATGGAGACTCTGTACCGAGTCCCGTTCTTAGTGCTCGAATGTCCCAACCTGAAGCTGAAGAAGCCGCCCTGGGTGCACATGCCGTCGGCCATGACGGTGTACGCCCTGGTGGTGGTGTCTTACTTCCTCATCACCGGAG GAATAATTTACGATGTTATTGTCGAACCTCCAAGCGTTGGCTCGATGACTGATGAACACGGGCACCAGAGGCCAGTAGCTTTCTTGGCCTACAG agtaaATGGACAATATATCATGGAAGGACTTGCATCCAGCTTCCTGTTTACAATGGGAGGTTTAGGTTTCATAATCCTGGACCGATCCAATGCACCAAATATTCCAAAACTCAATAGATTTCTTCTTCTATTCATTGGATTCGTCTGTGTTCTATTGAGTTTTTTCATGGCTAGAGTATTCATGAGAATGAAACTGCC GGGCTATCTCATGGGTTAG